Genomic segment of Iocasia fonsfrigidae:
CACCAGTAGTATAATCAATTAAAGCCTTCAAATCATAATTATCAGTCTGATAGGCTAGCTCAAGATCAAGGTCAATATTCCCTTGATTATCATCATCATTAAATAATCTATATTCCGGGAACAGCTCCCCTGAATAACTAAACTCTGGTCCCTGTTCTTCTTCTGTAAAAAAACTATCACTCTCAAAGGCCATAATGCTTAAGGAAAAAAACAGAATCAATAGGGCTGTTATTGAGAAATATAGATAAGCTTTTTTAAGCATATTACCACCTTTCCCATCAGATTATTATTTTCCATTTTTCAGAAATTGCTGAGTGAATCTCCTGTCACTAATCTCTTTATTATATTCAAGTAAATAATTACCCTTATTTTGTTTAATATAAAGCTGTGTCTTATGACCACTCTCTAAATCCTCCATAGTTGTAGAGAAAACAGTCCAAATTCCATTAATCTTTTCAATCTTCTCTTCTACTGTCATCAACTTAATTAATTTCCCACTGTCTTTGTCATACATCTCCACTTTCAAGGGAATATAATGTTCTTTACTAATCCAGGAAATAGTCTTCTGGTACTGCTCTTCTTCAGGATCCTTAGGAATGGCCTCAACAACATAGCATTCATACTTTGTCAGTTTTTCTTCTTTAAGTAATTTGTAAGTAAAATCATCTATTTTCCTTGATTCCATATCATCATAAGTAAAATCAGAACCCATAAATGAATCCCCACCCTGGGACGACGAAATCCTCCTTACTCTTTGTAAGGCTGGTAGGTAAATCCACTGGTCATCATCCCTATCTTTATTTTCAATTTGTAGAAAACGGGTGTTTTTTACAGAGGCAGGCTCATGAAATACCATCACCATTTTATTCAGGTCATCTGCTGGGTCACCATATTCCTTGGCCCAGACCTCAATAGTCCTAGGGCTAACCTCTCCCTTTTTATCTATTAAATCCATACCCATTAAGGCATGTTGAGTATCACCGGTTTCTCTCTCATCTGCCTTTTCCATAATTTCTCTACCAGTCAAGGCCGCTGCTGAAAGACTTATACCCAGCACAAAGACCATCAACATCAAGATAATTTTTCTACTCTTTTTAAATCCCATTATTAATCCCTCCTGATTTTTTATTTATGCGTCTTATTTAGAAATAAAAGCCGGTTTAAAGATGTTAAGTAATAGTGGTAAAATTGTCAATGCTGCCAGTGATGAAGTAAACATTGTCAGGGCTATTAATAAACCCAGATAAACCAGTGGATAGAAGTTGGAACAAAGCAGCACTATAAAGCCAGCTGCTACTGATGTAGCATTAAAAATAATGGCCTTACCTGTTGAAATCAAAGTCTTTCTGGTTACCTGATACAGATTACTACTCTTCTGCCTTTCTGAATGATAACGGGCCAGGAAATGTATTGTATAATCAACCCCAATTCCAATAGCAATTGAAGCAACCATAGCTGTCCCTACATCAAGCTTTATTCCTGTATACCCCATCAAGGCAAAATTAATTAATAGTGAAAAAGTCAGAGGAATAATCCCATAAAGTCCTGCCAGAATAGACCTATATGAAATAGCAACAATTATAAAAACTATTATTAAGGAAATCACTATACTCATAGTCTGACTGTGTACAATTAGATTATTAGCTGCCAGGGCCATATCAGCATTACCAGATATCTTTACCTTATATCCCTCTGGAAAATATTCCTGACTATATTTACTTACTTCCTTTTTTACTTTGGCTGCTACCAGGTTACTGGGACTATTAAGCTGTATTAGAATCTGAGCCTTATCTGGTTCTAACTGGTCATTAATCATATCATCAAGACTACCTGAATATAAAAGCAGGTATTGTGAAACTAAATCCTTTAGCCCCTGTTTATCCACAGCAGGATATTTGCTTAAATCATAGGGTATTTCATTATAGGCAGCCCCCTGAAAGTTCATTTCTCTCTTGATAAGTTCAAGCAGTTCTTCTCCATTTAAATTTAGTTTATCTGCCCTCAATAAACTCTTATTTAACAACTCAATGAATTGATATTCACTGATATGTTTTTCCTTATCAGGCCCGGAGTTTATAACAAACTCCTCTTGACTACTTTCCCCAGCAGGAGAAGATTCATGTTCACTGCTGTAAAAACTGGAGGTAGTTTCATCCCCTTTATTATCATTCCCTGCATCAGAATAAAAGCTGGAAATACTTTCAGAATCTGTTTCCATAGATTCACTATAGAAACTGGAAGTACTCTCTTCCTTACTATCTTGACTTCCCCCAGAAAAAAAGCTGCTGGTAGTTTCACTCCCTTCATCAAGGACAGTATCTTCACCCTGCTCTATCTCTTCTTCAGGGTAATGCATAACCCTGTTCATTCTCTTAATAAAATCACTTATGGAAGACACCTTACCAACCTCAGTCATATTCTCCATCAAATATTGCTCCAGTTCATCAATCCCTTTTAATATCTCCGGGTCTGTAAGACTACCCTGACCCTCACCTTCAATCATAACATTCATTAGAGATGTCCCACTAAAATTTTCATTTATAAATTTGTCTGCCTGCCTGATCTCAGTATCTTCCTTAAACATCTCTATAAGAGGGGTATCAATAATAATCCTGCTGATACCTACTAGAGATACAGAGAAAATTATTACAATTAATATCAATAAACTTATTCTCTTCTGAGCATATAACTCATGAAGCCTGGTAATTACTGTTTCAAAATGACCCCTGCTTTGATATTGATCTGCTGAAACCTCTTTACCTTCACCAAATTTTAGTAATAAAAGGGCTGGTATTAATAAAATGGCTACTAAGAATGCTGCAGCAATCCCTATTGCTGTAAATATTCCAAAACTTCTAATCGGTATAATCTGACTACTGGCCAGTGACCCAAAACCCACTACAGTTGTTAAACCAGCCAGAAAAACAGGTTTACCGATCTGTTTTACTGTTCCCAGTACTATCTCCCGGTGTCTTTGGCTAGAAATAATACCCTCTTCTTCTATAAGATCATCATAATAGTGACTTAAGATATGTATTCCATAAGCACTGCCAACTGCAATTAGCAGAACTGGTATTACAGTTGAAACCAGGGTCATATTTACCCCTAACAGGGCCATTAACCCAACAGCCCAGATTGTACTAATAATTACTGTCACCATTGTTAAAATTACCGGAAAAATTTTCCTAAAAAAGAGGAAAAGGGCCACTACTAAAATAATAACAATAAAAGGAAGGAGGTACTTAATATCCTCTATCATCTTATCACCCATCAGGACATTAACCGCTGTAGCCCCGGCAATATAAATTTCAAAATTTTTATAATCAGGGCTATTACTGATCTCTTTAAGCTGATAATATATATGATCCTTTTCTTCATTTCTAAGATTATCCTTTAGACTTACCAATATCTGTGTTGCATTCAGGTCACTATTATAGAGATTATCCCTATAGAGGTCCCAGGATAACAGTTCTTCCTTTAAATTATATATCTGATTATTATCAACTGGAGTTTCTTTAACAAGTTCCTCTACTACCATCCCCTCTGCTGTACCTTCTATATAATCTGCCTTGCTCAATGATGTTACTTCATCTACCCCAGAAATCTCTTCAATTCTATCACTTAATTCTGCAATTAATGATATGTTTTCCCTGGTAAATAACTTATTATCCCTTGCTTTAAGGGCTACTACCATTCTATCATTGCCGCCAAAGATATACTCAATTTCATTATTAGTAATTTTGGAGATATGATTATCTGGTAAGAAAACCTCAATATCATTATTAATTTCTATATTGGGTATCTGCCAGGCAAATAAAAGGGTAATTATTAATATAGTAACTACAATAAGTTTTTCCTGTTTTAATATCCTATCCATTATTCTTCCCCACTTTCCTTCAGGATAAATCATTCTGCGCAAAATTATACATTTTTTTAAGATTTCTCAACATAACTTTAGCCTCATTATCTGGAATATCGCCCATTATAAAATCAAACCAATCCTGATAAACCTTCCTGACTATTAATTTAATCCCCTCTGCCTTTTCACTAAGAAATATTAGGTTTACCCGACCGTCTTCAAGAGACCTTTGACGAAAGAGATAACTCTTCTTTAAAAGACCCTTAACTGCCCGGGAAACTGTAGCCTTATCTACCCCTAGATTAGCAGTTAACACCTCCTGATTTACACCGTCTTTGTCTCTATAAAGATGCATTAGGAGATTAGCCTCACTATGTTTTAAATTGTAGACTTTAAGCTTTTCATCAATAAATTGTTCATGGTGTTTATATAACCTGGAAATCCATTTGCCAATTGGGGCATCAATTAACATTAATTCCACCTCTTTTTAATTGCAGCTGCAACTATCCTATAGCTTATCATAGCAAAATATAGTTGTACTTGCAACTATTATATTTCAATGATTGAGCTGCATTATAGTAATTAATAGTAATTAATGCAACTCTCCTCCCTCAATCTCAAAATTAGTTACACTTGCGAGTTAAACTAATATTTTAGAATGATCATAAGCTACTATAAAGCAACTCATAGATTGACTTTATTTTTAAAATAAAATATAATTAAAATCAATAATTATTTTTATTTAAATTCTTAAAGTCAATTAATTACACAAGATGCTGTTACATAAAAAAAATAAATAGGAGAATACTTTATGGTTAATAGTTTTGCACACTCAGTTTATTATGCACCAAGGGGGAAAGATAGACTCCTTTCTTTAGGAAACAACATCTCTCAATTTTACTTATCTTCTAATGATCAATTAATAGGGTTAATCGGCGATGCTGGAGCTGGTAAATCTTTATTAATTAAAGGAATGTTTCCCGGGTTAATTCTCACAAATGATGATGAAGGAATTAATATGAGACCTCTTCCCATATTTAGCGATTATCAAGATGGTAAACCTAATAGCCATACTTATCATATTGACATGCGATTTGAAACTGCGTTTAAACAACCCTGGCAACTAGCCGAAGCAATTGAATACGCTATAAAAAATGAGCGAAGAGTAATTGTCGAACACTATAATTTACTAGAAGATCATCTCAATATATCACCAGAAATGCTAATTGGAATTGGTGAAGAAGTAATAGTAACAAGACCTGGGGTATTTGGACCTTATTCTAAAGAAATAGCTGACATTGTTTTTAAATCTATAAAATATCGTCGGATGGCACATACTGCTGAGGATTTAACTGCCATGGCAATAGAAAAAAGAGGCTATCCCAGACCTCCATTACATAGTGATGTCAAAAGTGGATTTGTTTTATTATTTGAAGATAAACCTGATTTTTCTATCAAAGAAATCGAACAGGAAGTCAAAGAACATATTAAAAAAAATGAAAAAGTAAGCTATGTTGATGACAAACATATTAAAATAGGAGATTTTAAGTATCTATGTACAGGACCAAGAATACATTTGCATAGAACTGGAGAACTTGAAGGATATAGATTATTACCAGAATTTAAAATTGATACCAAGCAAAATCTCTTTTTACTGACTGGTTTTGTCGGAACAGAACACAGTCAATTTAAATTAAGTACCTTTTAAATATTGTTTATTTCCTCCTTTGAGCAATATGCTTTCACCCCATCTCTATAGAGGTCATTACCATCATTGATTACTGTCTGGCCGCATGACAGTTAAACAGCTACTGGTAATGAGGCTAGCTGCTACAATCTCATCTTTATTTATCTGCCTCATTAAAATCATCTCTTCTCAACATAGTTACCTATGAAATTACTGTTCAAATAATACAAATACATATTATAGAGGAGTAATATATACAATGATTTAGATTACAACTCTACTATAATTATAAAAAAATCACATTTATATCTTCTCCTCTAATTTGAATTGTTTATTTAAAAAACATTCGGTTAAATCTATATCTCAATACTAAGTAAAGGGACATGTTGTTGAGCACCATATACATCCCTTTCACCAGGGGCTCCTGCAGATAATGGCCGTAC
This window contains:
- a CDS encoding MarR family winged helix-turn-helix transcriptional regulator — translated: MLIDAPIGKWISRLYKHHEQFIDEKLKVYNLKHSEANLLMHLYRDKDGVNQEVLTANLGVDKATVSRAVKGLLKKSYLFRQRSLEDGRVNLIFLSEKAEGIKLIVRKVYQDWFDFIMGDIPDNEAKVMLRNLKKMYNFAQNDLS
- a CDS encoding MMPL family transporter, whose protein sequence is MDRILKQEKLIVVTILIITLLFAWQIPNIEINNDIEVFLPDNHISKITNNEIEYIFGGNDRMVVALKARDNKLFTRENISLIAELSDRIEEISGVDEVTSLSKADYIEGTAEGMVVEELVKETPVDNNQIYNLKEELLSWDLYRDNLYNSDLNATQILVSLKDNLRNEEKDHIYYQLKEISNSPDYKNFEIYIAGATAVNVLMGDKMIEDIKYLLPFIVIILVVALFLFFRKIFPVILTMVTVIISTIWAVGLMALLGVNMTLVSTVIPVLLIAVGSAYGIHILSHYYDDLIEEEGIISSQRHREIVLGTVKQIGKPVFLAGLTTVVGFGSLASSQIIPIRSFGIFTAIGIAAAFLVAILLIPALLLLKFGEGKEVSADQYQSRGHFETVITRLHELYAQKRISLLILIVIIFSVSLVGISRIIIDTPLIEMFKEDTEIRQADKFINENFSGTSLMNVMIEGEGQGSLTDPEILKGIDELEQYLMENMTEVGKVSSISDFIKRMNRVMHYPEEEIEQGEDTVLDEGSETTSSFFSGGSQDSKEESTSSFYSESMETDSESISSFYSDAGNDNKGDETTSSFYSSEHESSPAGESSQEEFVINSGPDKEKHISEYQFIELLNKSLLRADKLNLNGEELLELIKREMNFQGAAYNEIPYDLSKYPAVDKQGLKDLVSQYLLLYSGSLDDMINDQLEPDKAQILIQLNSPSNLVAAKVKKEVSKYSQEYFPEGYKVKISGNADMALAANNLIVHSQTMSIVISLIIVFIIVAISYRSILAGLYGIIPLTFSLLINFALMGYTGIKLDVGTAMVASIAIGIGVDYTIHFLARYHSERQKSSNLYQVTRKTLISTGKAIIFNATSVAAGFIVLLCSNFYPLVYLGLLIALTMFTSSLAALTILPLLLNIFKPAFISK
- a CDS encoding alanine-tRNA synthetase second additional domain-containing protein, with the translated sequence MVNSFAHSVYYAPRGKDRLLSLGNNISQFYLSSNDQLIGLIGDAGAGKSLLIKGMFPGLILTNDDEGINMRPLPIFSDYQDGKPNSHTYHIDMRFETAFKQPWQLAEAIEYAIKNERRVIVEHYNLLEDHLNISPEMLIGIGEEVIVTRPGVFGPYSKEIADIVFKSIKYRRMAHTAEDLTAMAIEKRGYPRPPLHSDVKSGFVLLFEDKPDFSIKEIEQEVKEHIKKNEKVSYVDDKHIKIGDFKYLCTGPRIHLHRTGELEGYRLLPEFKIDTKQNLFLLTGFVGTEHSQFKLSTF
- a CDS encoding outer membrane lipoprotein-sorting protein; its protein translation is MGFKKSRKIILMLMVFVLGISLSAAALTGREIMEKADERETGDTQHALMGMDLIDKKGEVSPRTIEVWAKEYGDPADDLNKMVMVFHEPASVKNTRFLQIENKDRDDDQWIYLPALQRVRRISSSQGGDSFMGSDFTYDDMESRKIDDFTYKLLKEEKLTKYECYVVEAIPKDPEEEQYQKTISWISKEHYIPLKVEMYDKDSGKLIKLMTVEEKIEKINGIWTVFSTTMEDLESGHKTQLYIKQNKGNYLLEYNKEISDRRFTQQFLKNGK